In Achromobacter spanius, the following proteins share a genomic window:
- the gatA gene encoding Asp-tRNA(Asn)/Glu-tRNA(Gln) amidotransferase subunit GatA: MTKPALHTQFEGIAALRAALAQRQVSAVELAQSALAAADAASGLNCFLHIDAELTLAQARAADAALADGSAGPLAGVPIAHKDAFVTRGWRTTAGSKMLDGYVSPFDATVVERLGLAGAVSIGKLNCDEFAMGSGNENSAYGVVKNPWDHAAVPGGSSGGSAAAVAARLVAAATGTDTGGSVRQPAALCGVSGIKPTYGTVSRYGMVAFGSSLDQAGPLAQSSRDLLELLDVISGFDPRDATSLEKCDAAVNEPGRVRRDFDAAQGKFDAAGSQPLKGLRIGVPEEYFGAGLAADVAAAVEAALAQFEALGAVRVPVSLPRTELAIPAYYVIAPAEASSNLARYDGVRYGHRTKQYGDLNEMISRSRAEGFGDEVKRRILIGTYVLSHGYYDAYYLQAQRLRRLIAQDFQRAYADQCDVIMGPVTPSVAKNIGDNRDDPTADWLADVYTLGVSLAGLPAMSIPCGFGGDNGKRPVGLQIIGNYFDEGRLLAIADRYQQVSDWHKRSPL, translated from the coding sequence ATGACAAAACCTGCCTTGCATACCCAATTCGAGGGGATCGCCGCCTTGCGCGCGGCCCTCGCCCAACGCCAGGTCAGCGCCGTCGAACTGGCGCAAAGCGCCTTGGCGGCCGCCGATGCGGCCAGCGGCCTGAATTGCTTTTTACATATTGACGCTGAATTGACGCTGGCCCAGGCCCGCGCCGCCGACGCCGCCCTGGCCGACGGTTCGGCCGGCCCCTTGGCCGGCGTGCCCATCGCCCACAAAGACGCTTTCGTGACCCGCGGCTGGCGCACCACCGCCGGCAGCAAGATGCTGGACGGCTACGTCAGCCCGTTCGACGCCACCGTTGTCGAGCGCCTGGGCTTGGCGGGCGCCGTGTCCATCGGCAAGCTCAACTGCGACGAATTCGCCATGGGCTCCGGCAACGAGAATTCCGCCTACGGCGTCGTGAAGAACCCCTGGGACCACGCCGCCGTTCCGGGCGGGTCGTCGGGTGGCTCGGCCGCCGCGGTGGCCGCGCGCCTGGTGGCCGCCGCCACCGGCACCGACACCGGCGGTTCGGTGCGCCAGCCCGCCGCGCTGTGCGGCGTCAGCGGCATCAAGCCCACCTACGGCACCGTGTCGCGCTATGGCATGGTGGCTTTCGGATCCAGCCTGGACCAGGCAGGCCCGTTGGCGCAAAGCAGCCGCGACCTGCTTGAACTGCTGGACGTCATCAGCGGCTTTGATCCGCGCGACGCCACCAGCCTTGAAAAGTGCGATGCCGCCGTGAACGAGCCCGGCCGCGTCCGCCGCGACTTCGACGCCGCGCAAGGAAAGTTCGACGCTGCCGGCAGCCAGCCCCTGAAGGGCCTGCGCATCGGCGTGCCCGAAGAATATTTCGGCGCCGGCCTGGCGGCCGATGTGGCCGCCGCGGTGGAAGCCGCGCTGGCCCAGTTCGAAGCGCTGGGCGCCGTGCGCGTGCCGGTCTCCCTGCCCCGCACGGAACTGGCCATCCCGGCGTACTACGTCATTGCCCCGGCGGAAGCGTCCAGCAACCTGGCCCGCTATGACGGCGTGCGCTACGGCCACCGCACCAAGCAATACGGCGATTTGAACGAGATGATCAGCCGCTCGCGCGCCGAAGGCTTCGGCGACGAGGTCAAGCGCCGCATCCTGATCGGCACGTACGTGCTGTCCCACGGTTACTACGACGCCTATTATTTGCAGGCACAGCGCCTGCGCCGTCTGATCGCGCAAGATTTCCAGCGCGCCTACGCCGACCAGTGCGACGTCATCATGGGCCCGGTCACGCCGTCGGTCGCCAAGAACATCGGCGACAACCGCGACGACCCCACCGCCGACTGGCTGGCCGACGTCTACACGTTGGGCGTGAGCCTGGCCGGTTTGCCCGCAATGTCGATCCCCTGCGGCTTTGGCGGCGACAACGGCAAGCGTCCGGTCGGCCTGCAGATCATCGGCAACTACTTCGATGAAGGCAGGCTCCTGGCCATCGCCGACCGCTACCAACAAGTCTCGGACTGGCACAAGCGGTCCCCGCTGTGA
- the gatC gene encoding Asp-tRNA(Asn)/Glu-tRNA(Gln) amidotransferase subunit GatC, translating to MALNDTDVARIARLARIELTPDQRTLAQAELNGILHLIERLQSVDTQGVEPLAHPLSAHEDIVLRLREDAVTEASSEARRQALLANAPDAQEGLFLVPKVLD from the coding sequence ATGGCGCTTAATGACACAGATGTGGCCCGCATTGCCCGGCTGGCCAGAATCGAATTGACCCCCGACCAGCGCACACTTGCGCAGGCGGAGCTTAACGGCATTCTCCACTTGATAGAACGGCTTCAGTCCGTCGACACCCAAGGCGTCGAACCGCTGGCCCACCCCCTGTCCGCCCATGAGGACATTGTGCTGCGCCTGCGTGAAGACGCCGTGACGGAGGCCAGCTCCGAGGCCCGCCGCCAGGCGCTGCTGGCCAATGCCCCCGACGCCCAGGAAGGCTTGTTCCTGGTTCCTAAAGTCCTCGACTAA
- a CDS encoding rod shape-determining protein has product MFGFLRSYFSSDMAIDLGTANTLIYVRGKGIVLDEPSVVAIRHEGGPHGKKIIQAVGHEAKQMLGRVPGNIEAIRPMKDGVIADFTVTEQMLKQFIRMVHPRNMLAPSPRIIVCVPCGSTQVERRAIRESALGAGASHVFLIEEPMAAAIGAGLAVSDASGSMVVDIGGGTTEVAVISLGGMVYKGSVRVGGDKFDEAIVNYIRRNYGMLIGEPTAELIKKEIGSAFPGSEVREIEVKGRNLAEGVPRSFTVSSNEILESLTDPLNQIVSAVKIALEQTPPELGADITDKGIALTGGGALLRDLDRLLQEETGLPVVVADDPLTCVVRGCGEALEHLEKLGAIFIND; this is encoded by the coding sequence ATGTTCGGATTCCTGCGCAGTTATTTTTCCAGCGATATGGCGATCGACCTCGGTACCGCCAATACGCTGATTTACGTCCGCGGCAAGGGCATCGTGCTCGATGAGCCCTCCGTGGTCGCAATCCGTCATGAAGGCGGGCCTCACGGCAAAAAGATCATCCAGGCCGTCGGCCACGAAGCCAAGCAGATGCTCGGCCGAGTTCCCGGCAATATTGAGGCCATCCGGCCCATGAAGGACGGCGTTATCGCCGACTTCACGGTCACCGAACAGATGCTCAAGCAGTTCATTCGCATGGTGCACCCCCGCAACATGCTGGCGCCCAGCCCGCGGATCATCGTCTGCGTGCCTTGCGGCTCCACCCAGGTTGAACGCCGCGCCATCCGCGAATCGGCCTTGGGCGCGGGCGCGTCCCACGTCTTCCTGATCGAAGAACCCATGGCCGCGGCCATCGGCGCCGGCCTGGCCGTGTCCGACGCCAGCGGCTCCATGGTCGTCGACATCGGCGGTGGCACCACGGAAGTGGCGGTCATCTCGCTGGGCGGCATGGTCTACAAGGGTTCCGTGCGCGTCGGCGGCGACAAGTTCGACGAGGCCATCGTCAACTACATCCGCCGCAACTACGGCATGCTGATCGGCGAACCCACGGCTGAATTGATCAAGAAGGAAATCGGCTCGGCATTCCCGGGTTCCGAAGTCCGCGAGATCGAAGTCAAGGGCCGCAATCTGGCCGAAGGCGTGCCGCGCAGCTTCACGGTCTCGTCCAACGAGATCCTGGAATCGCTGACCGATCCGCTGAACCAGATCGTCTCCGCCGTAAAGATCGCACTGGAACAAACCCCGCCGGAACTCGGCGCCGACATCACCGACAAGGGCATCGCCCTGACCGGTGGCGGCGCGCTGCTGCGCGATCTTGATCGCCTGCTGCAGGAAGAAACCGGCCTGCCCGTCGTGGTGGCCGACGACCCCCTGACCTGCGTCGTGCGTGGTTGCGGCGAGGCGCTGGAACACCTTGAGAAACTGGGCGCCATCTTCATCAACGACTAA
- the mreC gene encoding rod shape-determining protein MreC, with product MQRQGTPPLFRRGPPAEVRLVVLVVLALVLIIMDSQWRMLEPARRTIAVALYPFQRAVMAPRDLVQQVNEWVNAANLIRSENEALQRQRIELAQVASHAAQLAAENAQLRRLLGVTDTVAQSAVVVEVMYEPTNAFTQRLVFNKGSKAGLAPGMPVIDEGGVVGQIVRVTPMTAEAALVTDEQVSIPVQLLRNGLRLIAFGGNSPGKMEVRYLAANADIKEGDTIVTSGVGGLFPAGLPVAKVTSVERDTASGFARAVCEPLAHPERYRHFLVLQVDVARAESNRQEVDSGGSD from the coding sequence ATGCAACGACAAGGGACCCCCCCCCTATTCAGGCGCGGCCCACCTGCGGAGGTGCGGCTGGTCGTTCTGGTCGTCCTTGCTTTGGTTCTGATCATCATGGATTCGCAATGGCGCATGCTGGAACCGGCGCGCCGTACGATTGCCGTGGCGCTGTACCCGTTCCAGCGCGCCGTCATGGCGCCGCGCGATCTGGTCCAGCAGGTCAACGAGTGGGTCAACGCGGCCAACCTCATCCGCAGTGAAAACGAAGCCTTGCAGCGCCAGCGCATCGAGCTGGCGCAAGTGGCGTCGCACGCCGCGCAACTGGCCGCCGAAAACGCGCAATTGCGCCGCCTGCTGGGTGTGACCGATACCGTGGCGCAATCGGCCGTGGTGGTCGAAGTCATGTACGAACCCACCAACGCGTTCACGCAACGGCTGGTGTTCAACAAGGGCAGCAAGGCGGGCTTGGCGCCGGGCATGCCGGTTATCGACGAAGGCGGCGTGGTCGGCCAGATCGTGCGCGTGACGCCGATGACGGCCGAAGCCGCCCTGGTTACCGATGAGCAAGTGTCCATTCCCGTGCAATTGCTGCGCAACGGCCTGCGCCTGATCGCGTTCGGGGGCAATTCGCCCGGCAAGATGGAAGTTCGTTACCTTGCCGCCAATGCCGACATCAAGGAAGGCGATACTATCGTCACCAGCGGCGTCGGCGGTCTGTTTCCCGCCGGCCTGCCCGTGGCCAAAGTGACTTCGGTCGAACGCGACACCGCTTCCGGTTTCGCCCGCGCCGTATGTGAACCGCTGGCCCACCCCGAACGCTATCGCCACTTCCTGGTCTTGCAGGTGGATGTGGCCCGCGCCGAGTCCAACCGTCAGGAGGTCGATTCCGGTGGATCGGACTAA
- the mreD gene encoding rod shape-determining protein MreD has product MDRTNQSQPRRRLGTPSNVHPDRLSGPAHGVFVWGTVLLVWLVSLLPWRLWQGAPDVLLLIIAFWCVHEPRRVGLFTAFFFGLLMDVHDAGLLGEHALSYTLVAYGAVVLHRRLQRFDLWSQAMHMLPVFFVARFLTQIIHAWLAGKWPGWDWCISVAITAALWPLAGWVLHLPQRGADDAESSSA; this is encoded by the coding sequence GTGGATCGGACTAATCAATCGCAACCCAGGCGCCGTCTGGGCACGCCCAGCAACGTACACCCCGACCGCCTTTCCGGGCCGGCACACGGCGTGTTTGTCTGGGGGACAGTGCTGCTGGTGTGGCTGGTGTCGTTGCTGCCTTGGCGGTTGTGGCAGGGCGCGCCCGATGTGCTGCTGCTGATCATCGCCTTCTGGTGCGTGCACGAACCGCGCCGCGTCGGTCTCTTCACCGCGTTCTTCTTCGGCTTGCTGATGGACGTGCACGACGCAGGCCTGCTGGGCGAACATGCCTTGTCCTACACCCTGGTCGCCTATGGCGCCGTGGTGCTGCATCGCCGGCTGCAACGGTTCGATCTCTGGAGCCAGGCGATGCACATGCTGCCCGTGTTCTTCGTCGCCCGTTTCCTGACGCAGATCATCCACGCCTGGCTGGCGGGAAAGTGGCCGGGCTGGGACTGGTGCATCAGCGTGGCCATCACGGCCGCCTTGTGGCCGTTGGCGGGCTGGGTCCTGCATCTGCCGCAGCGTGGCGCCGACGACGCTGAATCCTCCTCCGCCTGA
- the mrdA gene encoding penicillin-binding protein 2, translating to MFEFKKTGQQQKQRFRLRAWVGGVFALVCFGVLIGRFWYLQVDRYEGLSERADRNRIAVVPIPPRRGEILDRNGEVLARNYRTYTLEVVPAHAGNMNELFERLTEVVYISPADQRRFKRRAAESSRYASLLLRNNLNDTEAAWFAAHAFQFPGVELRARWVREYPQGVSAAHVVGYIGRIAEGDNEELERAGQLGNYRGTDVIGKKGIEKTWEEQLHGRTGLEEVEVTAGGRPMRTLRRIDPVPGSDIMLSIDLGLQKVAEEAFGTQRGALVAIDPDTGEVLAFVSQPSFDPNLFVDGIDVDNWRMLNESPDHPLINRPLYGTYPIGSTYKPFVGLAALELGKRRATDRISDPGYYEFGGQKFRNAGGAAYGMTDMHKAIVVSSDTYFYSLGPEIGVNALHDFTKQFGFGQITGIDLEGEKRGVLPSTDWKRAAYKDKDRQRWYAGETISVAVGQGYNSFTLLQLAQGTSTLANNGLFRRPHLVHAVRDSRTGVAKPTVSVPDYRIPLKQANVDVIKNAMADVVRSGTARRAFANTPYQAAGKTGTAQVFSLRGGHYRASAIDERLRDHALFMGFAPLEHPRIAVSLIVENAGWGASVAAPVARKVFDYWLAKDRQDRIVRPDRGDPLASVETITDEVVRQQ from the coding sequence ATGTTTGAATTCAAGAAAACCGGCCAGCAGCAAAAGCAGCGCTTCCGCCTGCGTGCCTGGGTGGGCGGCGTGTTCGCCCTGGTGTGCTTCGGCGTGCTGATCGGCCGGTTCTGGTATTTGCAGGTCGACCGTTACGAAGGCCTGTCCGAACGCGCGGACCGCAACCGTATCGCGGTGGTGCCGATTCCGCCTCGGCGCGGCGAGATCCTGGACCGCAACGGCGAAGTCCTGGCGCGCAACTACCGCACCTACACGCTGGAAGTGGTGCCGGCCCATGCCGGCAACATGAACGAGCTGTTCGAGCGCCTGACCGAAGTCGTCTACATCAGCCCGGCGGATCAACGCCGCTTCAAGCGACGCGCGGCGGAATCCAGCCGTTACGCCAGCCTGCTCTTGCGCAACAACCTGAATGACACCGAGGCGGCCTGGTTCGCCGCGCACGCTTTCCAGTTTCCGGGTGTGGAATTGCGGGCGCGCTGGGTGCGCGAATATCCGCAAGGCGTGTCGGCCGCGCACGTGGTCGGCTATATCGGCCGCATCGCCGAAGGCGACAACGAAGAGCTCGAGCGTGCCGGCCAGTTGGGCAACTACCGTGGCACCGACGTCATCGGCAAGAAAGGCATCGAAAAGACCTGGGAAGAGCAACTGCATGGCCGCACCGGCCTGGAAGAGGTCGAAGTCACCGCCGGCGGCCGCCCCATGCGCACGCTGCGGCGGATTGATCCGGTGCCGGGGTCGGACATCATGCTGTCCATCGACCTGGGCCTGCAGAAGGTAGCCGAAGAAGCCTTCGGGACGCAGCGCGGCGCGCTGGTCGCCATTGACCCGGACACGGGCGAAGTGCTGGCCTTTGTGTCGCAGCCCTCATTCGATCCCAACCTGTTCGTGGACGGCATTGATGTCGATAACTGGCGCATGCTTAACGAATCGCCGGACCATCCGCTGATCAACCGCCCGCTTTACGGCACCTACCCCATCGGCTCTACCTACAAGCCGTTCGTGGGCCTGGCGGCCCTGGAACTCGGCAAGCGCCGCGCAACGGACCGTATCTCGGACCCCGGCTACTACGAATTCGGCGGACAGAAGTTTCGTAACGCGGGCGGCGCGGCCTACGGCATGACGGATATGCACAAGGCCATCGTGGTGTCGTCCGACACCTACTTTTATTCGCTTGGCCCCGAGATCGGCGTCAACGCCTTGCATGATTTCACCAAGCAGTTCGGCTTTGGCCAGATCACCGGCATCGACCTGGAAGGCGAGAAGCGTGGCGTGTTGCCGTCCACCGACTGGAAGCGCGCGGCCTACAAGGACAAGGACCGCCAGCGCTGGTACGCGGGCGAAACCATTTCGGTGGCCGTGGGCCAGGGCTACAACTCATTTACTTTGTTGCAACTGGCGCAGGGCACCTCGACCTTGGCCAACAATGGCCTGTTCCGCCGCCCGCACCTGGTGCACGCGGTGCGCGACTCGCGCACCGGCGTCGCCAAGCCCACCGTGTCCGTGCCCGACTACCGCATCCCGCTCAAGCAGGCCAACGTGGATGTGATCAAGAACGCCATGGCTGACGTGGTGCGCTCCGGCACGGCGCGCCGCGCGTTCGCCAACACGCCTTACCAGGCCGCCGGCAAAACCGGCACCGCCCAGGTGTTCAGCCTGCGCGGCGGCCATTACCGCGCCAGCGCCATCGACGAACGTCTGCGCGACCACGCGCTGTTCATGGGCTTCGCGCCGCTGGAGCACCCTCGCATTGCCGTGTCCCTGATTGTCGAGAACGCCGGCTGGGGCGCCAGCGTGGCCGCGCCGGTGGCGCGCAAGGTCTTCGACTATTGGCTCGCCAAAGACCGCCAGGACCGCATCGTGAGGCCCGATCGCGGCGACCCCCTGGCGTCCGTCGAAACCATTACCGACGAAGTGGTGCGCCAACAATGA
- the rodA gene encoding rod shape-determining protein RodA → MKRLGLILLRIFTAFDWPLLAILLMFAALGLTVMHSAVGGTDWRFAEQSRNFIIAFFAMWTMALIPPKWLMKLALPFYVVGVVLLLGVEFFGETSKGATRWLDLGVTRIQPSEMMKIAVPMMLAWYFQRHEGAVRIRDFLAAAAMLAAPFGLIVLQPDLGTALLVFGAGFFVIYFAGLSFKLLVPVMLAGIIGIGTLVYYEDQLCEPDVNWVVLHDYQKHRVCTLLNPSSDPLGKGFHTIQSMIAVGSGGVYGKGYMKGTQTHLDFIPERTTDFIFAVYAEEFGLYGGIAILVLYGLMMARGLTIASRASSQFGRLLAGALTMMLFIYVFVNVGMVTGILPVVGVPLPFMSYGGTALFTMGIAFGIMMSISRHRSTKT, encoded by the coding sequence ATGAAACGCCTTGGCCTCATCCTGCTGCGCATTTTCACGGCGTTCGACTGGCCGCTGCTGGCCATCCTGCTGATGTTCGCGGCGCTGGGCCTGACCGTCATGCATTCGGCGGTGGGTGGCACCGATTGGCGTTTCGCCGAGCAATCGCGCAACTTCATCATCGCGTTTTTTGCGATGTGGACCATGGCGCTGATTCCGCCCAAGTGGCTGATGAAGCTGGCCTTGCCGTTTTACGTGGTGGGCGTGGTGTTGCTGCTGGGTGTGGAGTTCTTTGGCGAAACCAGCAAGGGCGCGACGCGGTGGCTGGATTTGGGCGTGACCCGGATCCAACCGTCCGAGATGATGAAGATTGCCGTGCCGATGATGCTGGCCTGGTATTTCCAGCGCCACGAAGGCGCCGTGCGCATCCGCGATTTCCTGGCCGCCGCCGCGATGCTGGCCGCGCCTTTCGGGTTGATCGTGTTGCAGCCTGACCTGGGCACGGCGCTGCTGGTGTTCGGCGCCGGCTTTTTCGTGATCTATTTCGCGGGCCTGTCGTTCAAGCTGTTGGTACCGGTCATGCTGGCTGGCATCATCGGCATCGGCACGCTGGTGTACTACGAAGACCAGCTTTGCGAACCAGACGTGAACTGGGTCGTGCTGCACGACTACCAGAAGCACCGCGTCTGCACGCTGCTGAACCCCAGCTCCGACCCCTTGGGCAAGGGCTTCCACACGATTCAATCGATGATCGCGGTGGGATCGGGCGGCGTGTACGGCAAGGGCTACATGAAGGGCACGCAGACCCATCTGGACTTTATTCCCGAACGCACCACCGACTTCATCTTCGCCGTCTACGCCGAGGAATTCGGCCTGTACGGCGGCATTGCGATCTTGGTGCTGTACGGCCTGATGATGGCGCGCGGCCTGACGATCGCGTCCCGCGCATCATCGCAGTTCGGCCGGCTACTGGCCGGCGCGCTGACGATGATGCTGTTCATATACGTGTTCGTGAACGTCGGGATGGTGACGGGCATCCTGCCGGTTGTCGGCGTACCCTTGCCATTCATGAGTTACGGCGGGACCGCGCTATTCACGATGGGCATCGCGTTCGGCATCATGATGAGCATCAGCCGACACCGATCCACCAAAACCTGA
- a CDS encoding Ldh family oxidoreductase: protein MKLSLAQANEYGRRVLMAQGVPEDIARDVAEHLVESDRVGYTSHGLSILTNYRRVLSQGLAQADGRPELVNDRGAMLAYDGHHGLGQYVGKVVIEKAIERTQEHGQCIVTLRHSHHLGRMGHFGEMVAAKGLILLAFTNVINRAPTVAPFGGAQACLTTNPLCFAGPLPGGRAPFIVDMATSSIAVNKARVLAAKGEQAPPGSLIDADGNPTTDPGALFADPPGALLPFGGHKGYALGLVAELLAGVLSGGGTIQPEHPRNGVATNNMFALLLDPQVDFNTDWRSMEVGAFIDYLHACKPQPGVESVQYPGEYEARNRAVNADSVEFDSRIWDGLTKLATDLGVPEALP from the coding sequence ATGAAACTCTCGTTAGCCCAAGCCAATGAATACGGCCGCCGCGTGCTGATGGCACAAGGCGTGCCGGAAGACATCGCGCGCGACGTGGCCGAACACCTGGTGGAGTCCGACCGGGTCGGCTACACCAGCCACGGCCTGTCGATCCTGACCAACTATCGCCGCGTGCTGTCCCAGGGACTGGCGCAGGCGGATGGGCGCCCTGAACTGGTCAATGACCGCGGCGCCATGCTGGCCTATGACGGCCACCACGGCCTGGGCCAATATGTGGGCAAGGTCGTCATCGAAAAAGCCATCGAACGCACGCAGGAACACGGGCAGTGCATCGTGACCCTGCGCCACAGCCATCACCTGGGCCGCATGGGCCACTTTGGCGAAATGGTGGCGGCCAAGGGCCTGATCCTGCTGGCGTTCACCAACGTGATCAACCGCGCGCCCACCGTGGCGCCGTTTGGCGGCGCGCAAGCCTGCCTGACCACCAACCCGCTGTGCTTTGCCGGGCCGCTGCCCGGTGGGCGCGCGCCCTTCATCGTGGACATGGCGACGAGTTCCATCGCCGTGAACAAGGCGCGGGTGCTGGCGGCCAAGGGCGAACAGGCACCGCCCGGGTCGCTGATCGACGCGGACGGCAACCCCACGACGGACCCCGGCGCGCTGTTCGCCGACCCGCCGGGCGCCCTGCTGCCCTTTGGCGGCCACAAGGGCTACGCGCTGGGCCTGGTGGCCGAACTGCTGGCGGGTGTGTTGTCAGGCGGCGGCACGATCCAGCCCGAACACCCGCGCAACGGCGTGGCGACGAACAATATGTTCGCGCTGCTGCTGGATCCGCAGGTGGACTTCAATACGGACTGGCGCTCGATGGAAGTGGGTGCGTTCATCGATTATTTGCACGCCTGCAAGCCGCAACCGGGTGTGGAAAGCGTGCAGTATCCGGGGGAATACGAAGCCCGGAATCGGGCGGTGAATGCGGATTCGGTCGAGTTCGACAGCCGGATCTGGGACGGGCTGACGAAGCTGGCGACGGATTTGGGGGTGCCTGAGGCGTTGCCTTGA
- a CDS encoding DASS family sodium-coupled anion symporter, whose product MTAPAAVPASQAPKKVKIPIGLIAGVLVMIGVLMMPLPADLPVAGHRMLAILAFAVVVWITEAVSYEASAIMITTLMAFLLGTAPTIKDPNVLYGTSAAISMALTGFANSALALVTGALFIAAAMTFTGLDRRIALVTLSRVGTSTRRILIGCIAVTIVLSLVVPSATARSAAVVPIMMGVIAAFGVDKRSNIAAGIMIIVAQATSIWNVGIQTAAAQNLLTVGFMEKMLGERVAWSDWLIAGAPWSLIMSAVLIVVVLKLLPPESDSIAGGKEAVEKSLIELGPMTGAQKRLMGVSLMLLLFWATEGKLHKFDTTSTTYFGLVLLLLPRFGVMTWKDVQSRIPWGTVIVFGVGISLGTALLTTQAGQWLGNQVVAHTGLDHLGPLAIFAVLAAFLIIIHLGFASATALTSAMLPILISVLATLPGDFSRLGMTMLLGFVVSYGFILPINAPQNMVCLGTETFNAKQFAKVGIIVTIVGYLLMLLMGMTYWRWLGWL is encoded by the coding sequence ATGACCGCGCCAGCCGCTGTCCCTGCCTCGCAAGCCCCCAAGAAAGTAAAAATACCCATCGGACTCATCGCCGGCGTCTTGGTGATGATCGGGGTGCTGATGATGCCCCTGCCCGCCGACCTGCCGGTTGCGGGCCACCGCATGCTGGCTATCCTGGCATTCGCCGTGGTGGTCTGGATTACCGAAGCCGTGTCTTACGAAGCCAGCGCGATCATGATCACGACGCTGATGGCTTTCCTGCTGGGCACGGCTCCGACAATCAAAGACCCGAACGTGCTGTATGGCACGTCCGCCGCCATCAGCATGGCGCTCACGGGCTTTGCCAACTCGGCGCTGGCGCTGGTCACCGGCGCCTTGTTCATTGCCGCCGCCATGACGTTCACCGGGCTGGACCGGCGCATTGCGCTGGTCACGCTGTCGCGGGTGGGCACCAGCACGCGCCGCATCCTGATCGGATGTATTGCCGTGACGATCGTGCTGAGCCTGGTCGTGCCCAGCGCCACCGCGCGCAGCGCGGCCGTCGTGCCGATCATGATGGGCGTCATCGCCGCCTTCGGCGTGGACAAGCGCTCGAACATCGCGGCCGGCATCATGATCATCGTGGCGCAAGCCACCAGCATCTGGAACGTGGGTATCCAGACCGCCGCCGCGCAAAACCTGCTGACCGTCGGCTTCATGGAAAAGATGCTGGGCGAGCGCGTCGCGTGGTCGGACTGGCTGATCGCCGGCGCCCCGTGGTCGCTGATCATGTCGGCAGTGCTGATCGTCGTGGTGCTGAAGCTGCTGCCGCCGGAAAGCGACAGCATCGCCGGGGGCAAGGAAGCGGTCGAAAAGTCGCTGATTGAACTGGGCCCGATGACGGGCGCGCAAAAGCGCCTGATGGGTGTGTCGCTGATGCTGCTGCTGTTCTGGGCAACCGAAGGCAAGCTGCACAAGTTCGACACGACGTCGACCACCTACTTCGGCCTGGTCTTGCTGCTGCTGCCGCGCTTTGGCGTGATGACGTGGAAAGACGTGCAGTCGCGCATTCCATGGGGCACCGTGATTGTGTTCGGCGTGGGTATCAGCCTGGGCACTGCCCTGCTGACCACACAAGCCGGCCAATGGCTGGGCAACCAGGTGGTTGCGCACACCGGGCTGGACCATCTTGGGCCGCTGGCCATCTTCGCCGTGCTGGCCGCCTTCCTGATCATCATCCACCTGGGCTTTGCCAGCGCCACCGCGCTGACCTCGGCCATGCTGCCCATCCTGATCTCGGTGCTGGCCACGCTGCCCGGCGATTTCAGCCGCCTGGGCATGACGATGCTGCTGGGCTTTGTCGTCAGCTACGGCTTCATCCTGCCGATCAACGCACCGCAGAACATGGTGTGCCTGGGCACGGAAACCTTCAACGCCAAGCAGTTCGCGAAAGTCGGCATCATCGTCACCATCGTTGGCTACCTGCTGATGCTGCTGATGGGCATGACCTACTGGCGCTGGCTCGGCTGGCTGTAA
- the slmA gene encoding nucleoid occlusion factor SlmA — MASKPGERKTQILQTLAEMLEQPHASRITTAALAARLQVSEAALYRHFASKAQMFEGLIEFIETSIFTLVNQIATVEPYGVPQAHKTVAMLLTFSERNKGMTRVLTGDALVTEDNRLQERINHINDRIETSLKQSLRIAITDGGLPADANVAAHASLLTHLVLGRWLRYAQSGWRVAPTLHLDEQLRLALG, encoded by the coding sequence ATGGCGAGCAAACCCGGCGAGCGCAAGACCCAGATTCTGCAGACCCTGGCCGAGATGCTGGAGCAACCGCACGCATCCCGCATCACCACGGCCGCGCTGGCCGCGCGCCTGCAAGTGTCGGAAGCCGCGCTGTATCGGCATTTCGCCAGCAAGGCGCAAATGTTCGAAGGGCTGATCGAATTCATCGAAACCAGCATCTTCACGCTGGTCAACCAGATTGCCACCGTGGAACCCTACGGCGTGCCGCAAGCGCACAAGACCGTGGCCATGCTGCTGACGTTTTCCGAGCGCAACAAAGGCATGACGCGGGTGCTGACCGGCGACGCGTTGGTCACGGAAGACAACCGGCTGCAAGAGCGCATCAACCACATCAACGACCGGATCGAAACGTCGCTGAAGCAATCGCTGCGCATCGCCATCACCGACGGTGGCCTGCCGGCGGACGCCAATGTGGCCGCGCACGCCAGCCTGCTGACGCATCTGGTGTTGGGCCGCTGGCTGCGCTATGCGCAAAGCGGCTGGCGCGTAGCGCCGACGCTGCACCTGGACGAACAACTGCGCCTGGCGCTGGGCTAA